In Candidatus Polarisedimenticolia bacterium, the DNA window GAGGCGGCCACGAGCGCCAGCGCCAGGACCAGAGTCGGAAAGCAGGCCACCAGATCGATCAGGCGCGACAGGGTCAGATCGGTCCATCTCCCGCCCGCTCCGGCGAACGCTCCCAGAGTGATTCCCAGGATCAGCGCCAGCAGGGTGGCGAGTCCGCCCACGGTGAAAGCGACGGGAATGCCGTGGACCAGGCGCGAGGCGACGTCCCGTCCCAGCGAATCGGTTCCCATCCAATGCCTGGGGGAAGGTGCCTCGAAGATCGAATCGAGATCGGAGGCGTACGGCCCATAGGGGATCGGCAGGCTCAGGAGGATGCCGTCGCCTCCCGCCTTGCGGACGGCCGCCCAGTCGATCGGATCGCCGCCGGGACAGTCGAGACCCGTTCCAACCAGAGGAACACCCGCCAGAGCGGGGAAGCAGAGAAGCCCCGCGCGGCGCGCGGCGAGCGGGGCTTCCCCCGCCAGAAAGGGCGCGCCCAGCAGGGCCAGGAGGGCCAAAGCGGCCAGAAGAAGCCCCCGGCGCGCGCTGCGTGCTGGCATCACGTCTCCTCCCGTCGCAGGCGCGGATCGGCGAGCGCGTAGAGGAGATCGGCAAGGAACGACCCTCCGAGCGTCAGCAGGGCGGCCAGCGTCGTCAGGGCGAGGATCACCGGGAAATCGCGGTTCGTCAGGGAATAGAAGTAGAGCCGCCCGAGACCGGGCCAGGAGAAGATTGTCTCAATCAGGACGCTCCCGCCGAGAAGGGCCGGAATGAGGAGCCCCACCAGCGTCAGCAGCGGAATGGCGGCGTTGCGCAAGGCGTGCTTCCAGGCGAGGAGCCGCTCGCCGAGGCCCCGGGCGCGGGCGGCGGTCAGGTATTCACGGCCGATCTCCTCCAGGAGGTTGGCCCGGGTGAAGCGGGTGAGGTAGGCGAGCGAGCCGTAGCTCAGACAGAGCGCGGGAAGGGCGAGGTGGCGGAGGAAGTCGGCGGCCCGGACGAGCGGCCCCGCTCCCGCCGAGGCGCCTCCCAGCCCCTGCAGGGGAAACAGTCCCAGACGCACCGAGAGGAACTGCTGGAGCAGCAGCGCGGCGGCGAAATTCGGAAAGGCGTACAGCAGCAGGAACAGCGTCGTTCCCGCCCGCTCGGAGGCCGTGCCGCGGCGCCGCGCCCAGCCGACTCCGAGCGGAATCGACACGCCGAAGGCCAGCAGCAGCGCCGAGAAGTTCAGGAGAAACGTGGGAAGCGCGGCGGCGGCGATGATCTCGCCGACCGGACGGTGTTCCAACATCGACTCTCCGAGATCCCACCGGGCCAGACGGAGCACCCAGCGCGCGTACCGCCGGGGCACCGGCTCGTCGAAATGATAGGCGCGGCGCACCTCCTCGAGAGCTCTCACGGAAGGCAGTCCCGCCCCGGGGGATCCGACGAGCGCCATCTCGCGCCCCGGCAGCTTTTCCAGGAGCAGAAACGTGATCAGCGTGATCCCGAGGAGGGTCGGGACGACCGAAAGGATCCGGCGGATCAGGAAGCCCGCCATCAGGGTCGCGCCCGGGGCTTGCGCAGCTCGGCCGGAACGTACCAGTTCAGGATGCCGGGGAAGGCCCGCAGCGGACTGCCCGCGGCCGTAACCCGGGCGCCTTCAAACCGGGAGTCCAGGGCGAGCCTCTGGATCGGGAAGAACAGGAAGGTGTAGGGCTGGTCGCGGCCCAGAATTGCCTGAACGCGCCGGTAAATCGCGCTCCGCCGCGCCGGATCGAAGGCATGGCGGCCCTCCACGAGGAGCCGGTCGAGCTCCGCGTCCGAGTAGCCGACGTAGTTCGAGGGCCCCAGGATGGGGTCGGAATGGAAGAAGGGAGTCGGATCGGGGTCCGGCGTCAAGGACCACCCGGAGAAGGCGGCCTCGAAGTCGTGGCGCTGCAGACGGTCGAGAAGCGCCGGAAAGTCGAGAGCGCGAATCTCCATGTCGATGCCGAGGCGCGCGAGACTCTCCTGGAGCAGAGCGGCGATCTGTTCCTGCACCGGGTTCGCCTGGAATATCAGGAGCTCGAAGCGGAAGCGTTTCCCGGCGCGGCGGCGCGGACCTCCGCCCGGGTCGCGGCGCCATCCCGCCTCGTCGAGCAGGGCCGCCGCGCGCCCCGGATCGTGCGGCAGGGGAAGGAGCCCGGGGTCGAAGCCGAACTGCCGTGGATGGAACGTGGTGACCGCCACGATGCCGCCCCCACGGTAGGCTTTCCGGACGTAGCCCGCCCGATCCAGGGAAAGGGTCATGGCGTTGCGCACCTTCGCATCGGCGAAGAAGGAGGTCTTCTCGTTCCAGGCGAGGTAGTAAAGATAGAGGACGGGGTATTCGAAGAGGTGATAGCGGCGGCGGAATTCGGCCTGCGACTTGCGCGCCTCCCATTCCTCCGGGGGGATGGAGGACCAATCCACCTCACCCGTCAGCAGCGCCTGGAACTGGGTGGCGCGAGACGGCATGATCTTGAGGATGATCCGGTCCAGGCGGGGCGGCCCCAGGAAGTAGTCGCGGTTCGCCGAAAGAACGATCTCGCGGCCGTGCTTCCACGAATCGAAACGGAACGGTCCGGTTCCGACCGGCGACTGGTGGACCGCCGAGGCCAGGAAGTCGCCCCGGGAGAAGAGGTGCTCCGCGAGGATCGGGAATTTCCAGGCGTCGAGGGCCAGAACGGTCGGCTCCCGGTAGACGACCCGAAGCGTCAAGTCATCGGGAGCCGTCACCTCCGCCACGTCCTGGAGGAAGTCGGCGCGGGCGTGCGTGGCGGGATCGCGCAGCTTGGCGTAGGTGAACAGGACGTCCCGGGCGGTGCAAGGAAGGCCGTCGTGCCAGCGGACCCCCTGCCGCAGATGAAAGGTGAGGACCTTGCGATCCGGGGAGAACTCCCAGGAGGAGGCGAGCCGCGGCACCGGCTCGAGCGCTTCCCCGTCGTCGACCAGAGAATCGGCGACGAAGCGGGCGACCAGCGACTGCCAGACGTCGGTTCCGGTGACGAAATTGAGCGTGGCGGGGTCGGAATCGATCGGCAGGACGAATTCGACTTTTTCGGCCGGCGGGCCCGTCGGCCGCGTGGGCTCGCGGGTCCCGCATCCCGCCCAGAGCAGCGCCGCGCCCAGCAGGCAGCAGACCCGGCCAAGTCGGTTGGCCACGCGCGCGCGCCCTTTCCGTGGAGGATCTCGTGTCAGGTCTTGTCTAGCTGCCGGACAGAGGCACCTTCTCGGTGCCCACGTTCCCCTCGGTGTCGGTCGCCTTCAGGAGCATGGAGTGGTTGCCCGCCGGAAGCTTGTCGAGCGGGATCCGGTATTGCTCCGACGCCGAGTCGGCGATGCCGTCCGTCGGGACCGCCAGGATCCAAGGCGCCGCGTCGAGCGAATACTCGAGGGAGCGCACCGGGCTGGCCGAGTCGCTGACGCGGACGTCGATGCCCATCCTCTTGTCCTCCTTCTTCACGGAGGCTTCAATCCGTGGAGGCAGGTTGTCGACCACGAAGGGGGGGCTGACTTCCTCGCCAATCTTCTCCCCGCCGGGGGGATTCGAGGGGGCGTCGCTTGCCTGGACCTTGATCCGATAACGCCCGTCGGGCATCCGCGTCGAATCCCAGGCGAAGTAGCCTTCCCTGACTCCCCGCACCAGCGGTTTCCAATCCGAGTCTCCGTCGACCCGGTAGTAAAGATCGTAGCGCAGCGCATCGGAATTCGGATCCGATGCCTCCCAGCTCATCGAGCGCATCCCCTTCTGGAAGATCTTCTTGCCGGGAAGGGCCGGGAACGGGGAGGCGAACTCCGTTCCTTCGGGGGGAACCGGCTGCCCCGAGAAGGCGGTTTCGGCGGCCTCGGGTTCGGCAAGAGGCGGAGGCTTGAGGATGACGACCCCGGGCGGATTCACTTCGAGCTTGCGCACTTCCGGCGGGAGGTTCGCGGGAAGGTAGACCAGTGAGACCGCTTCGAGAAGGGGAGTCGCTCCCTTCGTCTGTCTCGACAGACGGGCCCTCCATTGGATGAACCGCGCCGCCGGGCTGACCACGCCGCTGCCCCCGGGCGTCGAGTAGGCGGGCGACCAATCGCTCCAGGTGGTGTCGGGCAGGGCGCTGTTGCCGGTCCGGGTGAAGACCTCCACCTTCGTGCCGGCGGGCGCCGATCCCAGCCAGTTGATCCGCCCCCAGCGGGAAATCGTCCCGGCGTCCCGGGGGGGCGAGAGGTAGGTTCCCGAATCGGCCACTTCCTTGTCGAGCAGGTAGACCTTCCCCGAGTTGCTCGCTGCCGCGTAGAGCGATCCGTCGGGGGAGGCGAGGAGGGAAGTTATCTGGGATGAGGAGAGGCGGGCCACCAGGCTCGAGGAGCCGTCCGGCTCGACCCGGCGGATCTTGCCGAGATCGCCCGTCCCAAGATAGAGCTCGGTCTCCCCGGAGACCGCCAGAGAGAAGACCGTCTCGCTTTCCGAGCTCCAGATCGGCCTGGAGGTACCGTCCGGGTCGACGCGAAACACCTGGCTGCGTACCGGGCGGGTCTCGGGCCCCGCCGGGAGAGTCGCCTCCTCGGTCCTTCCGGTCTCTTCGCCAATCGTCTCCGACAGCGACGGCCCTCCTTCGGGAACCACCGTCGCCACCACCGCCTCCTGCGCCCCGGGCGCCGAGACCCGCACCCCTTTCGGGATCCTGGCGGCGGGCGACTCGCCCTGGATGGCGGAAACGAAGATCCGACCCGCGGCGTCGAGAGCGATGGAGTTCACCTCCTTCAAAGCGGTGTCGAGCACGACGCTCCCCTTGCCGTCCGGGGCGATCCGGTAGAGGAGACCCTTGCCGGAGGAGCCGGCCAAAAGGCCTCCCTGCCGGTCGAGCGCCAGCGCCACGATGTGGGACTCCTCGCTGTCGTAGAAAGGAGCTCCCTTGCCCCGCTCCCCGACTTTGTAGATGATGCCGTGCTCCCCGGTGGCGACGAAGAGATTTCCGGAGCGATCCACCGCCAGAGCCCAGATGTAGCGCTCCTCGGGATCGAACCAGACCTCGGACTTGCCGTCCGGCGTCAGGCGGTAGACCTTACCTTCCGGATTCGTTCCGACGAAGAGGTTGTCCCGGGCGTCGACCGCCAGTGCCTGCACCGCCAGCTCGCCCGAGGAATAGAACAGGCTGCCGGACCCGCCGCGGGCGATCTTGAAGACCCGGCCGTCGTTGCCGCTTCCCACGTAGAGATTCCCCTTGGAGTCCAGGGTCTCGCACCAGAGGAACGGCTGCGAGTTTTCTTCCAGCGCCTTGACCGGCAGCTCCCGGATCGTCCGGGCCAGGAGGATGCCTCCCCGCGCGGTCACCGCCACGCCGTCGGGCTTGCCTTTCTCGAAGTCGGCCAGGCTCTGCTGCGTCCAGAGGACGGGTGAGACGGCATAGATCGATTCCGATCCCGCGACCAGGCAGCCGGCCGCCGCGAGCGACCGGAGCAGCCTGCGGATGCGCGAAGGGCTGCGCCACGGCATCATCGGGCTCATTCCTCCACTTCAAGGGTAAGGGTTTTGTATCCGTCGATGGCGTAGGAGGTCGGAATCGATTCCTCGGCGACGCCGCGGAAACCCACTCGAAGGAAGTTCCCTTCCGTCTGGGGGCGGAGCATCACGAGCGCCTTGGAGGGGGGAAGGTCGGGCATCCGGGCCCCCTGGAAGAACAGCCCGTTGTCGGGACGGGTGAGAATCACGTAGAGATGATCGTTCGGCCGGATGTGGTTGATCAGCCAGATGAGCTGCGGCAGATCGCGCGGGTGAAGCTCGGGAGCGTCGGCTTCCTCCTTGCGGCTGACGGTCGCCCCGTCCCCGACCTGGAGGATCAGCTTGCCCGGGGTCAGCTCCTCGGGAATGGTCAGCTCGAAGGTGCGGGTGATCTCCTGACCCCGGTACGGCTGCAGCGTGACGGTGAGGGGCATCTTCTCCCCCGCCTTGACGCGGTCCTTGCCGCACCAGACGCGCTCCACCCGCGCGCTGCGCTTCTCGTCGGAGTATTCCAAGAGCAGGTTGATCCCGTTGATCCGCGCGGGATGATACTCGTTGTTGAGGATCAGCTGCGAGATGTAGGCGACGGTGCCGGAGGCGTAGAAGGGCGCCTGGTCCCCGGAGAAGAGATTCTTCAGGACGATGTCCTCCTCTCCCGCCACCTTGATGACCGAACCCTCCTGGAGCCGGACGGTGATCTCCCCGTAGTCCTTCTGGGCGCTGCTGAGGATGGCGTTCAGCGAGGCGTACAGGATGTAGGGAGTCAGGAAGGAATCCTCCATCACGTCGAAGGCGTAGCGCTCGGGGCGGGAGAGATTCCCCGACATCTCGACGCGCACCGGGATGAGGCGGGCGGGCGCGGAGAGCGATCCGGCGATCGCGACCGCGCGGTCCTGCTGGATCGAGCCGATGTCGCCGGACACGGGAGAGGCGATCTTGAACGACGAGTTGAGGGAAGGCATGAGCGTGTGGACCACGGCGGCGGACATCGGCATCGAGATCGGACCGAGGTTCATGAGGGGATGGCCGAAAGCGAGAAGGCGATCGCCGTCCCGGTAGGTCACCGTGCCCACGGCGCTGATCTCCACGTCCCCTTTGGCGAGCTTGACGGCCACCGCGGAGCCCGGCGCGAGCGCGTCCGCCGACTCCTCGGACTTGCCCGCCACCCCCACTTGCACGGGGACCAGCCCGGCGCTCGCCAGGTCGGGCGCCAGCCGCGCCAGGAGAGGCGCCGAGAATCCGGAGAACGCCAGGGGGGTTCCGATCGGGCTGAAGGAAGCGAGCGGCTCGGGGGCGATGCCCGCGGCGCTCAAGTAATGATCGAAGTGGCCGAGAAGCGCGTCAGGATGCAGCAGGGGAGTGAGAGCCGATAGCCCCGGGAGGGAGGGAGCGGAGCGCGAATGGCCGGGCGAGCCCGCCCCTCTCTTCTGGACGTCCAGCATCTCCTCGATCGGAGTGACCCCCGCGATCGCCTCCTTCGCGAAAGCCCAGCTGTAGGCCACCGCCCCGATCACGCGGCCGTTGACGTAGATCGGCGAGCCGCTCATCCCTTCCAGGACGCCGGTGCGGTCCACCGGATCGCCGCTGAGGCGGACCAGGATCAGGTTTCTCTTGGGGGCGATGTTCTCCATCAAGCCGGTGATCTCGGCGTTGAACTTCGTGATGCGGGTGCCCTGAAAGACCGATCGACCCTCCCCCTTCATGCCGATCTTCAGCTCGGAATAGGGCAGGATCTCGTCGGCGCGCGCCGGCAGGGCGGGCGCCGACGCGAGGGCGAGAAGCAGGAGGAACGAAGCGCGTCGACTCATAGAACTTAAATCATAACACAGGGATGAGAGCCTCCCTACATGAGCCGCGGGACGGGGATTCCCATGAGATCGAGGACTCTGGTCAGGCGCTCTCGGAAGAGCCAGGTCAGCAGCACGCGCCCCCATTTCAGGCGCGCCTCCCTTTCCTGCAGGACCGGGTGCTTGTGATAGAAGGCATTGAATTTCTGAGCCAGGACGAAGGCGTATTTCGCCAGCGCCGACAGCTCGAGGCTCTCCACCGCCTGCTCGACGGTGCCGCGGTGCCTTCCCAGCAGCGCCAGGAGCTCCCATTCCTCCCCGGAGGACTCCTCCCGAAGAAAGCCTCGATCCGAGGCCGCGGCGCGGGTGACCAGATCGCTCTCGGAAATCCTCTCGGCCGCCGCCACTTTGGCGAGAATTCCGGCCGACCGCACTGCCGCATACTGCACGTAAGGGCCCGTCTCCCCGTCGAAGGAGAGGGCGTCGGCGAAATCGAAGGCGATCACCTTGTTGCGGGTGAAGCGGAGCATGTAATAGCGCAGCGCTCCCACCGCGATCCGGCGCGCCACTTCCAGCCTCGCGGCCGGGTCGAGGTCGGGATGGCGCGCGGCCACCTCCTCTTCGGCGCGGCGGATCAGGTTGTCGATCAAATCGTCGGCTTTGACCCCAACCCCCTTGCGGCCCGACATCTCCAGGAACGGCCGTCCTTCCTCTTCCTCCGGGACGGGAATCCCCATCTCCTTGGCGCAGCGGGGAGAGAGCGCCACCATCTCGTAGGCGAAATGGATGGAGCGCTCCGCCTGCGCCGCATGCCCCAGGAGGCGGAGGCTCTCGACGACGATTCTCTGAAGATAGGACTGCCGGACGTCGATGACGTTGTAGATCGTCTCGCCGCGGCCGAACGGCGGATGGTCGGGCTCTCCCGCCACGTCGGTCGCCCACAGAACGGCGCCCCCTTCGTAGGCGTGAAACCGCCGGTAATGGAAATCGGAGCCGAGCAGACCGAACTTCCAGAGCTGGTAGGCGATGTCCTTGCCGACATAGGTGACGGTATGGTTCGAGCGGACGAGGATCTTCTCGCCTTCGGAGAGGTCGGCGAACTCCGGGCGCGAGGCGAGGTCCATCACCCAGCAGCCGGCGTTCTTTCCGGCGGCTGACAGCGACACGGAGCCCGAGGCCTTGAGCTGCTCGAACGCTTTCTCCCAGAAACGGTGGGCCAGGATGTCGCTCTCGCGGGGCAGGAGATCGTAGGCGACCCCGATGCGCTCCATGGTGGCGAGATGCAGCCGGACGATCTTTTCGGAGAGGTAGGCGGCGATCTTCGCCAGCGGCGTCTTGCCTTCCTCCATCTCATGGAGCGCGGCGCGGCGGAGCCCCTCCTTCTGGGTCGGGTCGTCGAAAGACTCGTACCAGTCGGTGACCCGCGCGTAGAGATCCCAGCAGTAATGATCCAGCCGCTGCGCGCTATCCGCGAGATCCTCCTCCAACCGTTTCACTCCTTCCAGGTCCAGCCGCTCGAGCTGGGTGATCCCGAGCGCCAGATCGGCGACCTGCACGCCGGTGTCGTCGATGTAGTTCTGCACCTCGACCCGGCGGCCGAGAAAGCGCAGCGCGCGGGCGAGCGTGTCTCCCAGCACGGCGTTGCGGAGGTGTCCGATGTGGGCCGCCTTGTTCGGATTGATGTTGGTGTGCTCGACGATCACCTTCCCCCCGGAGGGGGCCGCGTCCGGGGAGCGCAGCTCCTCGAACACGGAGGCGACGTACGTCGGGCGGTCGAAGAAGAGATTGACGTACCCGGCGCCGGCCACTTCGGCGCGATCGATTCCCGGACACGCCGCCAGGGAAGCGACGAGCTCGGCGGCGATGGCCCGCGGCGGCTTCCGCAGGCGCTTCGCGAGATCGAAGGCCAGCGCCAGCGCCAGATCGCCGTATTCGGGATTGGGAGGGTAAAGAAATCCGGGGGGGGCGACCTCCAGGGCGTAGGTCTCCCGCACGAAACCCACCAGCCGCCGCGAGACCTCTTCCTTGATTCGATCCATCATCCGCTCCCGGCCGGGCTGCGGGACCCCCGGGGGGCGCGAAGTATAGCCGATCTCGCGGATCCCCCCGCGGCCCCGCGCCACACTCCGACGCACGCCCCCGCCATGAAGAAGGCCGCCGTGGCTCCTCCGGAGTAGGGCTCGCCGTCCCAGAGGGCGGCGACGACGACCGCGGCGAAGGCGGCGAGGGAGAGTCCGACCGCGCCCCGGGCGAGCCGGGGAGACCGCGCGCGGAGCCTCGGCGCGATCCGCCCGGCGAGCCAGCCGGCGGCGGCCGCGATCCCGAGGTAAACCCCCAGGACGACGATCCACAGACGCACCTTGAGGGCGCGCGCCGCGGCGACGCCGAGGTAGAGCGGCTTGGCGTCGGACGGCAGCAAGCGGTTCAGAAGTGGCGGCGTGATCTGCCAGAGAAGGGCGTTGCGGTTCCACCAGAAGCGGCCGGGACCGAGATCGCCCGACGATGCGGCGGCCGCGGCGATGCCGACGATGCGCAGATCTCCCTGGCGGGAGAGCCAGTCGAGGAGGCTCTCGAAGCCGCCGAAGTCGATCCGGCCGTTCTGCGGGCTCGACTCCCTGAAATCGTAGTGATGGAAGAGAACCACGATCAACGCCTCGCGATCCTTGACGCGCCGCGCCGACGCCACCGCCTCCCGCAGATCGGCCACGTCGCAGGTCCGCGGAACGAAGCGCAGCGGCGACGAGGCGAGGACCAGTCCCCGGCGGGCGGCCGAGAAGTTCTCGAAGCCCAGATCGGCCGCGACGGTCAGCGTGTTCCAGTCATAGGCGTTCCAGGGCGGAATGAAGGTCTTGACGGGGACGCCGAGGGTTTCCTCCAGGATCCTCTTACCTTCCGCCATCTTCCTCTCCTGCTCCGGACGGCTCACGCCGAAGAACTCCGAGTGGTAGCGGCCGAAGGGCTTCATGAAGCCCCCGTCGATCTTACGGCGCACCGTCTGGTGGGAAAAGCCGTGCAGGGCCACCTCGGCCGTCCCGTCGGAGAGGGCGTCCTTCAGCAGCGCGATCTTCTCGGGCGGCAGCGGCAGCCCTTCCTGCTGGGCGGGATCGAACGCGCTTCCGGCCACGACCCGCGGAGTGACCCCCAGCGTGCAGCGCATCCCGCGAGAGCGCAGCGCGGAGAGGATCCTCGCCTCCAGGCCCATGTCGCTCTTCGCGTCGACGTCGTCGTAACGAAGCACGATCGTGAGCCGGGCGCCGTCGCCGGCGCAGTCGGCCGGGGAGGCCGGGGCCAGGAGCAGCAAGCCGAGGATCGGCGGCACGCGGCCCGCCCATGAGGAGAGCTTCGATCTGCTAGCATCCCCCCGCCCCGTCCGGGGCCGGGCGAGTCCCGCGCGAAAGGAAGCACGCATGAGTCGGATCAAGAAGGCCGGAATTCCGCTCCTGCTCATGACGCTCTCCTCCTTGCTGGCGCTGGGGCTCGCGGAGGCGGGATTGCGCCTGTTTCGTCCCGTGCAGTATTTGAAGCCGCCGAGCCGTCCCAAGGCGGCGGGCTCGGAGACGCTGTACCGTCCTTCGCGCGTTCCCGGACTGAGCTATGAAATGATCCCCGGCCGGAACGGCACGTTCGAGGGGATGCAGGTCCGCACCAACCGCCTCGGCTTCCGCGGCCCGGACCCGCGGCCCCGCGATCCGGATCTCTTCCGGATCGTGGCGCTCGGTGACTCCTTCACGTTCGGCTTCGGGGTCCGCGAGGAGGAGACCTATCCGGCGGTCCTCGAACGGATTCTGAACGAGAGCCCGGGGAGGAGCGCCGCGCGGTTCGAAGTTCTGAATCTCGGCGTCGTCGGCTATGGCACGCGCGACGAGGCGGCCGTCTTCGAGCGCCAAGCGCCCGGTCTCGATCCCCGCCTGGTCATCATAGGCTATGTCCTCAACGATCCCGAAATCGATCCCCGCCAATCGCTGCACAAGTACTTCGACCCGCCGGAATGGTGGAGGCGCTCGCACGTCCTTCGCCTGCTCCACCTCGGCTGGAACTGGCTCGAGATCTGGAGATTCGGCGGCGGGGATTACCTGCGCTATCTGCATGCCCCGGGGCGGGAGAAATGGGGGAGCGTCGAGAAGGGGTTCCGCTCGATTCGCCGGGCGGCGGAGCCGCACGGGACGCGGGTCGTCCTGGTGATTTTTCCGCTGGTGCGCTGGAGCGGATGGGCGGCCTACCCGTATCGCGACCTTCACCTGCAGGTGGCGAAGAGCGCGCGAGCGGAAGGGTTCGCGACGGTGGATCTGCTGCCGGTCTTCGCGCGCTACGCCGCGCCGGACCTCCGGCTCTCCGAGCAGGACGATCACCCGAGCCCGGCGGCGCACGCGCTGGCCGCCCGGGCGATCGCCGACGCGGTTTTCCCGCCGGAGGAGGCGCCCGCTCCGTGAAGCTTCGGGGCCGCCGGTCGGAGCACGCCGCCGGGGGCGGGCGAATTGACGCACGCGGCGAATCTGCCTATCGTTGCGCCGCTCGGCGGACGCGCCGTGAGTCGGCCGTCCCGCGGCGCCGGAGGGGAAGAGTCGGTTGAGCCGGACAGGTCGCTGGCTGCGAGCGGCGGGGGAAGGGGCGCTGGCGGGGTGGGCGGCCGGTTTCGCCCTCGGCTACTGGCAGGTCCTGTTGAACGAGGACCTTTCACGCCGGATGTTCCACCTGGCGGGCGAGCGTTTCTTCCCCCCCCTCCTGGCGGGAACGATCCTCGGGGCGCTGCTCTCCTTAGGCGTCGAGCTTCTCTTCGCGGCGTCCGAGCGGACGAAGCGCGGCCCCCTTCTCTGCATGGCGATCCTGGCGATCCTCTATGCCGCAGGGGTCGCGCTCGCCGCCTTCCCGCTGCGGCCGCGTCTGTTTCCCCTGAGAATCTTCAGCGGCAAGCTCGTCTCGCTCTGCTTCTTCGCGATGATCGCCGGCCCTCCGGGAGCGCTGCTCGCCGCCCGGTTCCGTGAAAGTTTTGGACGAGCCCGGCGCGCCACCGCCGGCGCGGGTCCGGCGCGCCCGGGGCTCGCCGCGACGCTCGGGCTGTCGCTCGCCGTCCTGTCGGCGGCCGCCGCCCTGGGGGCGCCGCGGCTGTCCGCCTCCCGTCCGGGGAACGGCCTGTCGGTGATCCTGCTTTCGCTGGACACCCTGCGCGCCGATCGCCTGGGAGCTCTCGGTTGTCCCCGGCCGCTGACGCCCCGGCTCGACGCGCTGGCGCGCCAGGGGACGGTGTTCGAGCATGCCGAGTCCGCGGCCCCCTGGACCCTCCCGTCACATGCCTCGATCTTCAGCTCGCTGCTGCCGTACGATCACGGGACGCGCTGGGAGCACAAGCCGCTGCGCCCTTCGATTGCCACGCTGGCGGAGCACTTTCGGGAAGCCGGATTTCGCACCGCTTCCTTCAACGGAGGCGGCTACATCTCGGCCTATCTCGGCCTGTCGCAAGGCTTCGAGATCTACGAGGAGCACGACGAGGGGAAAGAGGGAGGTCCGGAGCGGATCGCCGCCGCGGCGCTCGCCTGGATCCGCTCCCGCCGCGCTCATCCCTTCTTCCTTTTCCTGCACACCTACGAAGTGCACAGCCCCTACACCCATTCGGAGCTGGCCGACCCGCACGATGCGGGCGGGCTGGCGCGGACGTTCGAGGTGGCCGACGTGGTCGCGGTGCAGCGGGGCGAGAGGTTCCTGACGCCCGGCGAGCGCCGTTACGTGGCCGCGCTCTACGACGGGGACGTG includes these proteins:
- a CDS encoding ABC transporter permease: MPARSARRGLLLAALALLALLGAPFLAGEAPLAARRAGLLCFPALAGVPLVGTGLDCPGGDPIDWAAVRKAGGDGILLSLPIPYGPYASDLDSIFEAPSPRHWMGTDSLGRDVASRLVHGIPVAFTVGGLATLLALILGITLGAFAGAGGRWTDLTLSRLIDLVACFPTLVLALALVAASVRPGIGVLVFSIAATRWTGIARFFRGEVLRQRDLSYCEAARAAGAGRSYLLARHILPNALSPILITAAFSVGSAVLLEAGMSFLGLGLPPPAPSWGSILAEARDQVVPAWWLVLFPSMALFATVLGCILLAEGYRDSTDPRITRVG
- a CDS encoding ABC transporter permease, with protein sequence MAGFLIRRILSVVPTLLGITLITFLLLEKLPGREMALVGSPGAGLPSVRALEEVRRAYHFDEPVPRRYARWVLRLARWDLGESMLEHRPVGEIIAAAALPTFLLNFSALLLAFGVSIPLGVGWARRRGTASERAGTTLFLLLYAFPNFAAALLLQQFLSVRLGLFPLQGLGGASAGAGPLVRAADFLRHLALPALCLSYGSLAYLTRFTRANLLEEIGREYLTAARARGLGERLLAWKHALRNAAIPLLTLVGLLIPALLGGSVLIETIFSWPGLGRLYFYSLTNRDFPVILALTTLAALLTLGGSFLADLLYALADPRLRREET
- a CDS encoding peptide-binding protein, with the translated sequence MANRLGRVCCLLGAALLWAGCGTREPTRPTGPPAEKVEFVLPIDSDPATLNFVTGTDVWQSLVARFVADSLVDDGEALEPVPRLASSWEFSPDRKVLTFHLRQGVRWHDGLPCTARDVLFTYAKLRDPATHARADFLQDVAEVTAPDDLTLRVVYREPTVLALDAWKFPILAEHLFSRGDFLASAVHQSPVGTGPFRFDSWKHGREIVLSANRDYFLGPPRLDRIILKIMPSRATQFQALLTGEVDWSSIPPEEWEARKSQAEFRRRYHLFEYPVLYLYYLAWNEKTSFFADAKVRNAMTLSLDRAGYVRKAYRGGGIVAVTTFHPRQFGFDPGLLPLPHDPGRAAALLDEAGWRRDPGGGPRRRAGKRFRFELLIFQANPVQEQIAALLQESLARLGIDMEIRALDFPALLDRLQRHDFEAAFSGWSLTPDPDPTPFFHSDPILGPSNYVGYSDAELDRLLVEGRHAFDPARRSAIYRRVQAILGRDQPYTFLFFPIQRLALDSRFEGARVTAAGSPLRAFPGILNWYVPAELRKPRARP
- a CDS encoding SpoIVB peptidase S55 domain-containing protein, encoding MSRRASFLLLLALASAPALPARADEILPYSELKIGMKGEGRSVFQGTRITKFNAEITGLMENIAPKRNLILVRLSGDPVDRTGVLEGMSGSPIYVNGRVIGAVAYSWAFAKEAIAGVTPIEEMLDVQKRGAGSPGHSRSAPSLPGLSALTPLLHPDALLGHFDHYLSAAGIAPEPLASFSPIGTPLAFSGFSAPLLARLAPDLASAGLVPVQVGVAGKSEESADALAPGSAVAVKLAKGDVEISAVGTVTYRDGDRLLAFGHPLMNLGPISMPMSAAVVHTLMPSLNSSFKIASPVSGDIGSIQQDRAVAIAGSLSAPARLIPVRVEMSGNLSRPERYAFDVMEDSFLTPYILYASLNAILSSAQKDYGEITVRLQEGSVIKVAGEEDIVLKNLFSGDQAPFYASGTVAYISQLILNNEYHPARINGINLLLEYSDEKRSARVERVWCGKDRVKAGEKMPLTVTLQPYRGQEITRTFELTIPEELTPGKLILQVGDGATVSRKEEADAPELHPRDLPQLIWLINHIRPNDHLYVILTRPDNGLFFQGARMPDLPPSKALVMLRPQTEGNFLRVGFRGVAEESIPTSYAIDGYKTLTLEVEE
- a CDS encoding arginine--tRNA ligase, giving the protein MDRIKEEVSRRLVGFVRETYALEVAPPGFLYPPNPEYGDLALALAFDLAKRLRKPPRAIAAELVASLAACPGIDRAEVAGAGYVNLFFDRPTYVASVFEELRSPDAAPSGGKVIVEHTNINPNKAAHIGHLRNAVLGDTLARALRFLGRRVEVQNYIDDTGVQVADLALGITQLERLDLEGVKRLEEDLADSAQRLDHYCWDLYARVTDWYESFDDPTQKEGLRRAALHEMEEGKTPLAKIAAYLSEKIVRLHLATMERIGVAYDLLPRESDILAHRFWEKAFEQLKASGSVSLSAAGKNAGCWVMDLASRPEFADLSEGEKILVRSNHTVTYVGKDIAYQLWKFGLLGSDFHYRRFHAYEGGAVLWATDVAGEPDHPPFGRGETIYNVIDVRQSYLQRIVVESLRLLGHAAQAERSIHFAYEMVALSPRCAKEMGIPVPEEEEGRPFLEMSGRKGVGVKADDLIDNLIRRAEEEVAARHPDLDPAARLEVARRIAVGALRYYMLRFTRNKVIAFDFADALSFDGETGPYVQYAAVRSAGILAKVAAAERISESDLVTRAAASDRGFLREESSGEEWELLALLGRHRGTVEQAVESLELSALAKYAFVLAQKFNAFYHKHPVLQEREARLKWGRVLLTWLFRERLTRVLDLMGIPVPRLM